From Triticum aestivum cultivar Chinese Spring chromosome 7B, IWGSC CS RefSeq v2.1, whole genome shotgun sequence:
CCCACTTCGAAATGAAAGGTTTAATGATGTTCATCCAAGCACACAATCTACTTCACTCCATTTGGCTACCGGGAACTTTGACATCTACTTGGTTAAGCCTTCCAGTGCATTGGATGGTATATGTGCTTTGAGTAGGCAAACTTTCTCTGCTCTGAAGATTTTATCTGTGACTAGATCCGATTATAATAACTCCAGCATTAGAATGATCCGAAAAAACCACCCTGTAACTTGCCCTGAGATGGTGAACAAAGTTTGGAGTTTGCCGAGCCTACATGATCAGAAGATTACTCAGAAAGAAAATAACAAATGGGTCGGCGTTGCCTCTTCTACAGCTTCACAAGATCTTGTAGAGTCAAGTCTCAGTATTCGCCAGGAACTCATTCGGAGCACTGAATTCTTGCTACATGTTCAACTTCCTTGTGTTTCGGTTCATCTCAATAAGAAGGATTGTGGACTACTTAATCACCTGCTAGATCACGTACTCGATGGGCTTTCAGATGGAGCACCAGGCAGTTCTGAAAATGGCAAGGACAAAAGCAACGGAATTGCCATTCAAACATCTGTCATTTTTGAATGCAGCATGTTGGATATTTGTACTGAGTTGGATGAAACTGTGGAAGTTGGTCCATCGTTGCAGACAGAACTAGAAGGTTCTTGGAATCGTCTCAAATTATCTGTTTCAAAATTGTCTCTGTGCTCCTTCTCTAATGTTGGTGGGGTCAACAATACCAGTTTTCTTTGGGTGAATCATGGTGAAGGTGAGCTTTGGGGTTCGGTTACCGGTACAGATGATAAAACCTGTGAAGAAAGCAAAGATTTTCTTCTAGTTATTTGCAAGGATTCCGCTAGCAGGCGGGGTGATGGTGAAGGTAACAATGTATTGTCTTTTGGTACTGCTGGCTGTTCTGTGACCCACATCAGGAACCCAAACCTACAAGAGAATTATACTTCTGTCAATGTTCGTTCTGGCACAATTGTGGCACCTGGTGGACGTATGGATTGGATCAGTGGAATATCTTCGCTGTTCACTTCAGGTTCAAGTGGAACTGAACAACCCAATAACAGTAGTAGCACAGATAATTCACAGGCTGGAGAACCATTTTGGTCCTCTTTTTTTCTTGAGTTAACCGATGTTGCTCTGAGCTATGAACCTCACCTGAAAAATTCCTCATTCAGTGCTGACGCTCTGGACTGCAAGTTTTTCTCATGCCTTTTAGCTGCATCATCATTTAAACTTCATAATAAATCTGCATCAGATTCTGCAGCTACTGATTTTGATATCCAACTGCGAGATCTCGGGCTTCTCATTTGTGAATCATCTGGTTCCAAAAATGTCACTTGTGGTTATGATGTTGATTACCTTCATCAATTGGGCTATGCTAAGATCGGCCATAACACATTCATTGAAGCTGCTCTAAGAACTGATACTTCCTTTTGGAAACTTGAAATATCAGAGTCACAATTTGATATTGGGACATGTCGTGATACAACACATGGTCTTGTTCGTTTGGTTTCCCAACTACAGAAGCTATATGCTCCGGATATGCGGGACGCTTTAGCTCATCTTCAATCCAGGTGGAATATTGTCCAACAGGCAAACGCACAAAATATGCCCAGTGATGCATCTGATATGTCAGAGAGCACTGACAACTTGGCAGATTCTGGAGAGTGCAAGTCAGATGGTCTGCTTGATGACATAATTGAGGATGCTTTTTACACTGACCAGGCCTACACAGACTACAATTTTTGGGACAAAAATTGTCATAACTCATTGAGCAGCAGTGAAATGAACGCTGAATATGAGATGAATATGGCTAACCCTGAGGCAGCTGATGTCGGTGTTCCACACATAGTCACCCCAGAAGCGAATACTGCCCAAATACCAATTAAACAGAATTCCTGTCCTGAGCAGATCATTGACTCTTATTATATGCCTGATCTTCTCaattcatcattgtcatcatctcCTTATAACGTAAACCATCAGTCATCTGGTGATGATGCTCGTAAAACCATGGACTGTGATGATGGTGGATGGTACAACAATAGCCCCTTGACAATAGTTGAAAACCATGTTTACAAAAGGAACAGCCCACATGGAGAACATGTGTTCCGGCAAGAAGGCAAGCCTGCTGTTTGCAGCTTGAATTCTGATGAATCTTGCAATCTGAAAGGCAAGATTCTTATTCATGATATAGATGTTAAGTGGCGAATGTATGCTGGTGATGACTGGCCATTGGCTCACAATGATTCAACTAGCCACCCATGCTCAAATGGGAGGGATAGGAGTTCTTCTTTGGAATTCATCGTGTCAGGACTCGGTGTGCAATTTGATATGTATCCAGATGGGGCCGTTTCTGTTTCTAGGTTATCCATCTCCGCACAGGACCTAAATCTTTGTGACCAAAATATGCATGCTCCATGGAAAATGGTACATATTCCTTTTTCTTTCTAAATTTCATTGAACACTTGCTTTCATCATCGATTAACGCCTTTTAACTTCTATCATTCATTTTAATAGGTTCTTGGATGCTACAACTCAAAGGATTACCCAAGAGAATCTTGCTCCACTGCATTCAAGTTAGAACTAGAGTCTGTAAGACCTGAACCACAGGCTCCTCTAGAAGACTACAGGTATATACAGCATTAAGTTGCACACACAGTGGATTGATCTATTGGAAAAGATACCTGCTTGTTTCTTATACTCTGTACTGTGTTCGCTTGATGCTATATAGCTTCAAATGGTTAAAGATAAAGATTACTGTAAGGATATCCTATCTACATCATCCATCCATACATAGAAGACATCCTTTGACCTGGTAGATTGTAGTAAAAAATAAGCTATATATTGGTTTCAGAACATTGCAAGACTAAGTCTTAATGTACTTGACTAATTTATCTTTTTGCCTCAGTTTTGAGGGGTATATGGAATATGGGGTTTGCACAGTTAAATAGCAGAGACATAGTTTCATGTAGTAACAGTATCCTGGTGCAATAGTTGTTTTCATCCTATTCCAGTATTAGGTTTGCTTATGTTAATGATATGGGAATTCTGAAGAAAATCTTGTATGGCAGATCCATATTCATGATTTGTGCTTGTACGGTATGGTTGGTTGTTTATGCATTCTTGCTCTTTACACCTTTGTTCTTGCCACTAATTTGTGTCTGTTTGAATCTTAAATTGTAGTCTGCAAGAATAGTGCTGGCTTTTTTTCACCTTCTCCTTTCTGACTCTTTTTATGCTCTCTCAGTTTGTCGTCTGACCCTCTTCTCTTGCATCCTTCTTCAGGTTATGCCTTGAGATTTTGCCTCTTCAATTGCATCTTGATCAAGGGCAACTGAACTTCCTCATCAGTTTCTTCCAGAATGATTCAAGTAACAACAACCCTCATGTGCCTTGTGAAAATGAGATTGTTGGTATGGACAGCACAACCTACGGAAGCACTACAATCGTGGATGAGGCATTACTTCCCTTTTTCCAGGTATTTTGGATTTACCAATTCTTGTTTTCCTCTTAATCATGGGACTAGATTGGGCACATAGGAACTCTTTGCACCTATTTAACCTGATatattcaaaattttgaaattgTGTGCATTAACAGTCATCAAATTTCCTTTCTCATCTTATTTGCACTGGTAGGCAGCAGCGAGCTGGGCTCTGTTTGTCTTCAGTAAACATTTGTTGAATCTGATCTTCTTTTTCTGTGGTGCCAGAAATTCGATGTGAAGCCTCTGGTTCTGCATATCAATTATATTCCTCGCCAGTTTGATCCTATTGCACTAGGTAAAGGAAATTACGCAGAGCTTCTCAACATCCTTCCATGGAAGGTAATTCGTTGTTGAAAAAGGAAATACTTTAGAGCAGTCAGTTCACTGCTGATTATCTTAAGATCAATAGGCAACACTGACGATGATTTATTTTTTTTGCGTGCAGGGAATCGATTTAAAGCTTAAGAATGTTTCTGCAATGGGTGTTTATGGGTGGAATAGTATATGTGAAACAGTAGCTGCAGAGTGGCTGGAGGACATCTCCAAGAATCAGGTTCTGATCTCTCCATGCACGACTGTACATTTAGACATGCTTGTTGTTTTATGCACAAAAAAACATACATATTTAATACAAGCAATATCAGAAAGAAAAGGAGATTAAATATACACTTCTCGACGCGAAAGCATAGAGAATATAGTAAATCTGCCTTGTCTTACACAAGAATTCCTGTTCGCACCTGAATTCACAATATGCTGCTTGTGCAGGTCCATAAAGTGTTAAAAGGGCTTCCTCCTATAAAGTCATTAGTTGCCGTCGGTTCAGGCACTAAGAAATTGGTTTCCTTACCAATCAAAAGCTACAAGAAGGACCGGAAGTTGCTCAAGGGAATGCAAAGAGGTAATCTGGTACATGACACTGATATCAGTAATTAGCTAACATTTCTGTTGGAGTGTTAATAATATGTGATGGTACAGTATTATTAAACAGTAGTTGAATGATGACATGAGTGGTTACAAATTAGGATGATTCTTACACGCTGTTTGGCAGGTGCTGTTGCTTTCATCAGAAGTGTATCAATCGAAGCTGTAGGCCTTGGTGTCCATTTGGCAGCGGGAGCTCATGATATGCTTTTGAAGACAGAGCGTGCCCTTACAGCTGTTCCACCGCCTTTAACCTCACGTGAAGCAAAAAAACCCAAAGAAAATATAAGAGCTAACCAGCCTGAAGGTGCACAACAAGGGTTGAAGCAGGTATTCAGTTCGTCTGATTTGTATGAGAAAAGCATCTCATTTTCTGCCAGTTAAAGATAATTCAATCTCCAGAACCTGAATTGCTGATTCcctttatttttgtttgtttgtttggaaTAGACCTTGCTTCCTGTTAATTTCTCTGGACTGGAGTAGTGCTCAAGCCTACATACGCCTTTAATCTTTTGATGTCTTGCGTAGTGTTATTAAGATTAACATGAAACTTGTCCAGGCCTATGAAAGTTTAACTGATGGGCTTGGAAGGACAGCTTCTGCTTTGATTGGGAATCCTATCAAGGTTTATAATCGTGGGGGTAGCACTGGATCAATACTGGCTACTGCAATCTGTGGAGCTCCAGCTGCTGCAGTAGCTCCAGTATCAGCTTCCGCTCGTGCTATGCACTATGCACTTCTTGGGCTAAGGAACAGGTGAGTTTTTGCTCGTTTTCAAGTATCGGTGGAAAACAGTCTATGGATACACCATTAATTACAATCTCCAATTCACCATAAGGGGCTACTAGTTTGGTTCATGTCTTCCTGAATTCTTAAATTTGTTCATGTCTGTCCGCAACCAACTGTCGTTTCCTATCATTTTCTTCTATGTAGTACGTCAAGTGGTTAAGTACGCAATTTCCTCTTTAGTCGCATGTATAATCAGTACTAAACAGCTTGCATTTGCCACTTAAGATTTTAACACTAAGAGGGCAGCCCAGTGCACGTAACTCCCGCTTGCACAGAGTCCAGGGAAGGGTGGgaccactttgggtcttttgtacgTAGCGTTTCAAGAGACATAAAATAAAAATCCGTATTTTATGTCTCCTTTAATTGCTAAATAAAATATTTGTATTGTTGGTAAGACACTGATTTGTGGCGAAGATAAACCCTACAAGAACTATGCAATTGAATTTTATGAGGCAAGCCTGTAATTTATTGGACATTCCGTATGTAGTGTTGTACTTTTTAAAGTTACCTACCAAGtaaaaggacagacccagtgcatagaagctcccacacaaggtggggtctggggagggattataggaacctagtcttacccctgcaaagtgcaatgcagagaggctggttcgaacccaggacctcttggcacaagtggggaggacttcaccactgcgccaggcctgccctctAAAGTTACCTACCAAGTAACAAAGATAATATAATGGGAGAGTGTTGAGAGGCCAATGAACAAAAGTGAGGGATGCATTTGATATTTTGTGGAAGTCCTAACAGTATATTTCGGGCTGGAAGAAAAATAATGCAGCTGATTTGTCCCTTCACACACAGTATTACCTGGTTTTGCACTGACCAAGCTAACTGTTGCTGAGTTGCTGTATATAAATTTGTTTTAACAATTACAATTTGTTGATGTAATAATGAATATGGgtcggctaaagcgtgcggagaatgtcaagagagggcggggtcgaccgattttgacatgggaggagtccgttaagagagacctgaaggattggagtatcgacaaagagctagctatggacaggggtgcgtggaagcttgctatccatgtgccagagccatgagttggttgcgagatcttatgggtttcacctctagcctaccccaacttgtttgggactaaaggctttgttgttgttgttgttgttgttgttgttaataATGAATATGGGTCTTGAGGTTCTTggatcttgataaatgtttatcataGGAACTCCTAGTATTTTGTTACCCAGGGTCTTGCTAAGTAATCTGACTAAACTCAGTAATTACCAGTTTAGCTGTGTAACATTTTTGGGTAATAATCCCTCGAGTTCTATCTTGATTTAACATGATGTGCTCGAGTTCTGCTGGTCAGTGAATTAGTGAATCTGAGGTTATATGCAGGATTGATATGCTTCAAACATGTTTACCTCCCGTATGCATGTCACACCGCAATTTAGCCCAACTTTTATCATTCTTGGTACCTGGTTCTTACTTTGTGTACTGAACTTATTTTTCACAGCCTTGATCCTGAACACAAGAAAGAATCTGCGTACAAATACTCCGGGCCTTCTCAGTCGTAGACTTCAGTGTGGAGGACGTTGCCTAGCTATGGTCTCTTCATTCTTGTGTGGCATATCATCTATTTATGGAAGAAAACTGGTTGTCCGCAAACTTGTACAGTGAAGTGAGAATTCTGTACTGCTAGAGATCCTTAACCCGAAGTATCAATCGGCATCAGCTGGCCTGCTCTTACTCGAGTTTCTAATACGTCTGTGCAGCTGTACAGTTGTAGGATAGGTTGTATGTGGCGTCAAAGCCCTTCTATAGTATGTATAAATTAATATACGCACCATGATTGTAGTCCTGCACCTTTCCCACCTCGGGTGGAAATTTTGTAAACTCCTAGCTTAGGCATTGACTAAGGTCGAGGGAGGGGATCAGGGGGGATGGCTCCAATTTTGTACATAATTTGGTTGCTTTCTGAGTTGTGCAGATGTAAATAACTCTTTTGTTTCGGTTGCCAATATGTTTGTCGGCTCGCTAAACCGCTGATAATATGTTCTTTTGCTTTGCAACTGTAAATATTGTTGCTACTACCAGATTTTGTACTGTTGCTGTGAGCGAGCTCGGGCAACATGTTTCTGCCAGGTTGTTGCTCCCTCGGTTCTTTTTACACCCTCGATGTCCTTCAATTATTTACCTGGTGAAAGTGGAGCGATGTCCTTCAATTATTTACCTGGGGCGCGTTTGGTTGCCTAGGATAAATAGTGCGTGCATTTGAGCCATATCTTAATGCAGCCTCATTTAGCAAAAACAGACAATAAACCAATGGCCACTTTAGGGTTGGCTGTTGGCTGCCCGCATTTGTGTTTAAGGGTGAGCAGATGCAAACCAGAGCTGTTTGGCTGCATACATGTTTGTGTTTCATTCAAAAAGCGGGTAGAGCATTACAAATAGCACAAAAACTAGCAGCTAAAGAAGCTAACAACAGATAAACAAGCAACTAAACAGTAGATAAGAGCAGATAAACAGCAACTGAACAGCACACCTGCTAAACAGACTTAAGTTTAACTACAGCAGGGGCATCACATGCCCCCTGCTTCACCGCAGGGTGCTTAACCCTGACAAAATATTAATAGTTCACGCCAAGTTCTTCAATCACCGATGCAGCAAACTAACTACGAGTTCATGGAAACTACTTCAGAAGGTGACTTCAGGGTCACCGATGCAGCTGTGCCTGCTGCAGCGAACCCTACACCCGATGGAGCTGTCGTGGTTGTAGATTTGGACCTTGAGGCCTAGGCCGGAGATGCGCAACATGACGAGGTCACCGATGACGATATTGTGGCAAAGGCAGAAGTAGTGACAGTCCCGACCAAGCACCACTTGCCCCTCGAAGGTCTGAACCTGCACCCAGAATTCGGACCACTTGTTTACAAACAGCCTGACAACGCGCTTGGTCTTGAGCATGAGCCACTGCCTCATCACCTCCTGGAACTTAGGAGGGATGATGATCATGGCCAGAGCCTCCTCGTCCATGATTTGCACGTAGAAGCGAAGCGGCTCTCGGGACCCTCCTCGTTGCCGGTTCTAGGAGCTCGTCCCCCTTGAACGTGGCTGACTCATGAAGGTGACCCTGCCAGACAGGTACACCCTCCTGAACCAGCGATTCATGGGGATGAACTCCATGGCGGCCTCGATGCCGACGACGACATGGGCTCCTCCACCGGCCCTGTCCCACTCCGTGTTCATCACCTTGTCAGGTAAGATGACATGGATTAGCAACAAGGCATTGTCAGCATGCTACATTTGTACTAGTGCCTAAAGTAGCAAACACATTGGTCCTACCTACCATGAGAACCATGCACGTAAACCTAGCATGCACATTTGTACTAGAACCCTAAACAGGAACATCAAAGACAGCACAACACCAACATAGCACGCCCATGAACCCTAAGCATGCACACGAATAGCACACCAATCTAGATAACATGCACATGAACAAGTAGGAGGAACATCAAAGCCATCAACGATATGGCTAGCATCATGAACAAATTGTTGCACATGAGCACTAATGGTGAACATCAAACACAATCTACCATGGCCATGAACATATTGTACATCATGAGCACTAAGCACACACCAATCTTGCATGCCTATGAACACCAGTAGACATGAACATGAATCAAAAAACCTATATACCATGCCCAAGAACACCTTCTACATCATGAGCACTAAGCACAATCCAATCTAGCATGCCTATGAACACTATACTAGGCATGCACATGAAACACAGAACAAGCAAGAACACTACCCTGCCTATGAACAGTACCACACAAGAAGGAATCGTATCAAATCGATTCACATCTTACCGGATCATGCTAATGACAAAAACCCTAACCTACAAATCTACGAGCAGAGGGATTGTTCTCATCGGAGCAGGTGGTGTTGGAGCGTACGCCGGCCGGGGAGAAAACCCCGTCGGAAAGAAGATGGCGGTCGAGGAGGAGCCGCTAACGCCGACGACCATCGTCATTGGCCCGGTGCTGCTGCCCACATGcgtggtcgaggaggaggaggtctccATTGTCCATGGGCCTGCGGCGATGCCCGAAGCAAACCCTTGGATGGGGGTAACCCCCCCTCAAGCATAGGGGTTCCGTGCAGCGTCGCGTTGCCGACCCCCACCGATGGCACCGCCAAACCCAGGACCTCGAGGTCCGGTaacggcggcgaaggcggagtGGCCGACACTGGATTGACCGGATGAGGCGGCCTGGTGTAGAtaggggagtgatacgtctccaacgtatctataatttttgcttgttccatgctgttatattatcattcttgaatgttttacaatcattttatagcaactttatatcattttttgggactaacctattgacatagtgcccagtgccagttgctgttttttgtttattttttacttcgcagaatatcagtacaaacggagtccaaacacaacaaaactttttggagaatttttatggactagaagacaccgAGTGGGCCAAAGatgtaccagaggggaggcccgaggtgggcacaacccaccaaggcgcgcctgggggacCAAGCACACCCaagggggttgtgcccccctcgatgacctcccgcatcgcctcttcgccctataaattgccaaatattccaaaaaccctaggggagtcgacgaaacacaattacagccgccacaagttccagaaccacgagatccaatctagacaccatcacagaggggttcatcatcctcattggtgcctctccgatgatgcatgagtagttcatcatagacctacgggtctgtaggcagtagctagatggcttcctctctctctctctctctctctctctctctctctcttttgattctcaatataatggtctcttggagatctatttgatgtaactcttttttgtggtgtgtttgttgggatccgatgaattttgagtttgtgatcagatctatatccatgaatattatttgagtcttcttttgatctcttatatgcatgattatttataaccTCATATttattctttgaatctttggtttagttaggccaactagatcgattttgcttgccatgggaagaggtgctttgtgatgagttcGATCGGTGTTCTTTctgagtgacagaaggggcagcaagacacacatgtatcCTTGCTATTAAGAATAACAATATGgggatattcctacatgaatagatctcatctacaatatgtcatcgttcttattgcattactccgtttttccataaaattaatacactatatgcatgctggatagcggtcgatgtgtggagtaatagtagtagatgcaggcaggagtcggtctactaatcttttattttcagatctattatccccaaaacccaaaaataccttgctgcacttttttattac
This genomic window contains:
- the LOC123157245 gene encoding autophagy-related protein 2, which codes for MGLLRGFSVGAVMKRMCKAVLKKGLGDLFLGELDLDQLDLQLTRGTLELTDLALNADYINSQLSGLSIMVKEGSIKSLLVKFPLQLKSCEIVVEDLELVLAPSVASEIPPVDAECSVSGNSSSTQTSVNTKRNESEKHCSTSASRDVDEGVKRIANAVKWFLTNFKIKFKNTYVVFDPQTILDNKISEFNRSLVFRVKEIEFGTNLSTDGLVKLNNFVTFHEAVIEFLKMDDVDVLLQNDLDKATADISSGHSTTSVLTGPIGGFSGTLNLSIPWSNGCLNLKKIDADVSVDSLELLLQISSIQWFMDVWDSLHRNQAREQIRPHNTADMSLSTSRSALSTLKSGSDSVMIRREDTDQIALSQNRQDKYQDSFLTKAHVIQDWIPELVVHEDQGDPDSDCDESIDQFFECFEELRNSQTNLGNSGIWDWTCSVFNAITFASTLASGSDQVPKEPPIEKTLRASIAEISVILLFSDEMDTGDSSVPVSLVNDMRNSEMFSSCLSSPPQFEQSMMYPATASSLNMHHLEAKCQNIHLELETYPKKLGFKALIAHMKLDEYYSTNHDSNHSHLGTAFLNNNFCREVQAALPQFPFAAQDYWVETVGSSSRRSEKFIKVELLKTFGESTFCYDVSSTDQDGNSVSTTSLSIYLAPLTLWVHFHTVYMILNFISEVESDVFYGEHRLNRDGDERNSKMANTSSIDSLKVQIAPSHARIVFCFPSEPSWDLSRPSILDKFLVIDHTTSHNSAEASSPLRNERFNDVHPSTQSTSLHLATGNFDIYLVKPSSALDGICALSRQTFSALKILSVTRSDYNNSSIRMIRKNHPVTCPEMVNKVWSLPSLHDQKITQKENNKWVGVASSTASQDLVESSLSIRQELIRSTEFLLHVQLPCVSVHLNKKDCGLLNHLLDHVLDGLSDGAPGSSENGKDKSNGIAIQTSVIFECSMLDICTELDETVEVGPSLQTELEGSWNRLKLSVSKLSLCSFSNVGGVNNTSFLWVNHGEGELWGSVTGTDDKTCEESKDFLLVICKDSASRRGDGEGNNVLSFGTAGCSVTHIRNPNLQENYTSVNVRSGTIVAPGGRMDWISGISSLFTSGSSGTEQPNNSSSTDNSQAGEPFWSSFFLELTDVALSYEPHLKNSSFSADALDCKFFSCLLAASSFKLHNKSASDSAATDFDIQLRDLGLLICESSGSKNVTCGYDVDYLHQLGYAKIGHNTFIEAALRTDTSFWKLEISESQFDIGTCRDTTHGLVRLVSQLQKLYAPDMRDALAHLQSRWNIVQQANAQNMPSDASDMSESTDNLADSGECKSDGLLDDIIEDAFYTDQAYTDYNFWDKNCHNSLSSSEMNAEYEMNMANPEAADVGVPHIVTPEANTAQIPIKQNSCPEQIIDSYYMPDLLNSSLSSSPYNVNHQSSGDDARKTMDCDDGGWYNNSPLTIVENHVYKRNSPHGEHVFRQEGKPAVCSLNSDESCNLKGKILIHDIDVKWRMYAGDDWPLAHNDSTSHPCSNGRDRSSSLEFIVSGLGVQFDMYPDGAVSVSRLSISAQDLNLCDQNMHAPWKMVLGCYNSKDYPRESCSTAFKLELESVRPEPQAPLEDYRLCLEILPLQLHLDQGQLNFLISFFQNDSSNNNPHVPCENEIVGMDSTTYGSTTIVDEALLPFFQKFDVKPLVLHINYIPRQFDPIALGKGNYAELLNILPWKGIDLKLKNVSAMGVYGWNSICETVAAEWLEDISKNQVHKVLKGLPPIKSLVAVGSGTKKLVSLPIKSYKKDRKLLKGMQRGAVAFIRSVSIEAVGLGVHLAAGAHDMLLKTERALTAVPPPLTSREAKKPKENIRANQPEGAQQGLKQAYESLTDGLGRTASALIGNPIKVYNRGGSTGSILATAICGAPAAAVAPVSASARAMHYALLGLRNSLDPEHKKESAYKYSGPSQS